From the genome of Streptomyces sp. NBC_01317, one region includes:
- the thrS gene encoding threonine--tRNA ligase: MSDVRVIIQRDSEREERVVTTGTTAAELFPGERTVVAARVGGELKDLAYEIADGETVEPVLISSEDGLDILRHSTAHVMAQAVQEIFPEAKLGIGPPVKDGFYYDFDVERPFTPEDLKVIEKKMQEIQKRGQRFSRRVVTDEAAREELADEPYKLELIGIKGSASTDDGADVEVGGGELTIYDNLDPKTGDLAWRDLCRGPHLPTTRYIPAFKLMRNAAAYWRGSEKNPMLQRIYGTAWPTKEELKAHLDFLVEAEKRDHRKLGNELDLFSFPDQVGSGLAVFHPKGGIIRRTMEDYSRRRHEEEGYEFVYTPHATKGKLFETSGHLDWYADGMYPPMQLDEGVDYYLKPMNCPMHNLIFDARGRSYRELPLRLFEFGTVYRYEKSGVVHGLTRARGFTQDDAHIYCSKEQMADELDSTLTFVLNLLRDYGLTDFYLELSTKDPEKYVGTDEAWEEATETLRKVAEKQGLPLVPDPGGAAFYGPKISVQARDAIGRTWQMSTVQLDFNLPERFDLEYTAPDGSKQRPVMIHRALFGSIERFFAVLLEHYAGAFPAWLAPVQAVGIPIGDAHVEYLREFAAEAKKKGLRVEVDASSDRMQKKIRNHQKLKVPFMILVGDEDMNAGTVSFRYRDGSQENGIPRDEALAKLLDVVERRVQV, from the coding sequence GTGTCAGACGTCCGTGTGATCATCCAACGCGATTCCGAGCGGGAAGAGCGCGTGGTGACGACGGGCACTACGGCGGCCGAACTGTTCCCCGGCGAGCGCACCGTCGTCGCCGCGCGCGTGGGCGGCGAGCTGAAGGACCTCGCGTACGAGATCGCCGACGGCGAGACCGTCGAGCCCGTCCTGATCTCCTCCGAGGACGGCCTCGACATCCTCCGCCACTCCACCGCGCACGTGATGGCGCAGGCCGTGCAGGAGATCTTCCCCGAGGCCAAGCTGGGCATCGGCCCGCCGGTCAAGGACGGCTTCTACTACGACTTCGACGTCGAGAGGCCCTTCACCCCCGAGGACCTCAAGGTCATCGAGAAGAAGATGCAGGAGATCCAGAAGCGCGGCCAGCGCTTTTCGCGCCGTGTCGTCACGGACGAGGCGGCCCGCGAGGAGCTGGCCGACGAGCCGTACAAGCTGGAGCTCATCGGCATCAAGGGCTCGGCGTCGACCGACGACGGCGCGGACGTCGAGGTGGGCGGCGGCGAGCTGACCATCTACGACAACCTGGACCCGAAGACCGGCGACCTGGCCTGGCGCGACCTGTGCCGCGGCCCGCACCTGCCGACCACCCGGTACATCCCGGCGTTCAAGCTGATGCGGAACGCCGCCGCGTACTGGCGCGGCAGCGAGAAGAACCCCATGCTCCAGCGCATCTACGGCACCGCGTGGCCGACGAAGGAAGAGCTGAAGGCGCACCTGGACTTCCTCGTCGAGGCCGAGAAGCGGGACCACCGCAAGCTGGGCAACGAGCTGGACCTGTTCTCCTTCCCCGACCAGGTCGGCTCCGGCCTCGCGGTCTTCCACCCCAAGGGCGGCATCATCCGCCGGACCATGGAGGACTACTCGCGCCGCAGGCACGAGGAGGAGGGGTACGAGTTCGTCTACACCCCGCACGCCACCAAGGGAAAGCTCTTCGAGACGTCGGGGCACCTCGACTGGTACGCGGACGGCATGTACCCGCCCATGCAGCTCGACGAGGGCGTGGACTACTACCTCAAGCCCATGAACTGCCCGATGCACAACCTGATCTTCGACGCGCGGGGCCGGTCGTACCGCGAACTGCCGCTGCGGCTCTTCGAGTTCGGGACGGTGTACCGGTACGAGAAGTCGGGCGTCGTGCACGGGCTGACCCGCGCCCGCGGCTTCACCCAGGACGACGCGCACATCTACTGCTCCAAGGAGCAGATGGCGGACGAGCTGGACTCGACGCTGACCTTCGTGCTGAACCTGCTGCGTGACTACGGTCTGACCGACTTCTACCTGGAGCTGTCGACCAAGGACCCCGAGAAGTACGTCGGGACCGACGAGGCGTGGGAGGAAGCGACCGAGACGCTGCGCAAGGTGGCCGAGAAGCAGGGGCTGCCGCTGGTCCCCGACCCGGGCGGCGCGGCCTTCTACGGCCCGAAGATCTCGGTGCAGGCGCGGGACGCCATCGGCCGTACGTGGCAGATGTCGACCGTGCAGCTCGACTTCAACCTCCCGGAGCGCTTCGACCTGGAGTACACCGCGCCGGACGGCTCCAAGCAGCGGCCCGTCATGATCCACCGGGCGCTGTTCGGGTCGATCGAGCGGTTCTTCGCGGTGCTGCTGGAGCACTACGCGGGCGCGTTCCCGGCGTGGCTGGCGCCGGTGCAGGCGGTGGGCATCCCGATCGGGGACGCCCACGTCGAGTACTTGCGGGAGTTCGCCGCCGAGGCGAAGAAGAAGGGCCTGCGGGTCGAGGTGGACGCGTCCTCGGACCGGATGCAGAAGAAGATCCGCAACCACCAGAAGCTCAAGGTCCCGTTCATGATCCTGGTCGGCGACGAGGACATGAACGCGGGCACGGTGTCCTTCCGCTACCGCGACGGTTCGCAGGAGAACGGCATCCCGCGCGACGAGGCGCTGGCGAAGCTGCTCGACGTGGTGGAGCGCCGCGTCCAGGTGTGA
- a CDS encoding potassium channel family protein, with protein sequence MHVRNGPERRLRWERRMELPLFMGSAVFLGCYAVLVLAPHTSPVWRDLALTGVLLTWAVFLTDYVVRLVLSGLGRHFPRKHWLDTVVLVLPLLRPLRIVNTYSAVQRRRDRPRLSLYGRVMSYAGLSALLLGFATALAVYQQERGAPGATIRTFGDSVWWAASAITTVGYGDVTPVTPWGRVFAVVLMACGLALLGAVTGSFSSWLIQTFGREDRERPPTS encoded by the coding sequence ATGCACGTCAGGAACGGCCCCGAACGCCGGCTCCGCTGGGAGCGCCGCATGGAGCTGCCGCTGTTCATGGGCTCGGCGGTCTTCCTCGGCTGCTACGCGGTCCTCGTCCTGGCCCCGCACACCAGCCCGGTGTGGCGTGACCTCGCCCTGACGGGTGTCCTGCTGACCTGGGCCGTCTTCCTGACGGACTACGTCGTACGGCTGGTCCTCAGCGGCCTGGGCCGGCACTTCCCGCGCAAGCACTGGCTGGACACGGTGGTGCTGGTCCTGCCCCTGCTGCGCCCGCTGCGCATCGTGAACACGTACAGCGCCGTCCAGCGCCGCCGGGACCGGCCCCGTCTCAGTCTGTACGGCAGGGTCATGTCGTACGCGGGACTCAGCGCCCTCCTCCTGGGCTTCGCCACCGCGCTCGCGGTCTACCAGCAGGAGCGGGGCGCGCCGGGCGCGACGATCCGTACGTTCGGCGACTCGGTGTGGTGGGCGGCCTCGGCGATCACGACGGTGGGGTACGGGGACGTGACGCCGGTGACGCCGTGGGGCCGGGTCTTCGCGGTGGTCCTGATGGCGTGCGGGCTGGCGCTGCTGGGGGCGGTGACGGGGTCGTTCTCGTCGTGGCTCATCCAGACGTTCGGCCGGGAGGACAGGGAGAGGCCCCCGACGAGCTGA
- a CDS encoding HIT family protein — MLHSMTSEPEQQIGVGTPDAFQRLWTPHRMAYIQGENKPTGPEAGDGCPFCAIPSKSDEDGLVIARGERVYAVLNLYPYNGGHLMVVPFRHVADYTELDDAETAELGQFTKRAMTALRTASGAHGFNIGMNQGSVAGAGIAAHLHQHVVPRWGGDTNFMPVVGHTKVLPQLLADTRAMLAAAWPVQP, encoded by the coding sequence ATGCTGCACAGCATGACGAGTGAGCCGGAGCAGCAGATCGGTGTGGGGACCCCGGACGCGTTCCAGCGTCTGTGGACGCCCCATCGGATGGCGTACATCCAGGGCGAGAACAAGCCCACCGGACCGGAGGCCGGCGACGGCTGTCCTTTCTGCGCGATCCCGTCGAAGTCCGACGAGGACGGGCTTGTCATCGCGCGCGGGGAGCGGGTCTACGCGGTGCTGAACCTGTATCCGTACAACGGCGGCCATCTGATGGTGGTGCCGTTCCGTCACGTCGCCGACTACACCGAGCTGGACGACGCGGAGACGGCCGAATTGGGGCAGTTCACCAAGCGGGCGATGACCGCGCTCCGTACGGCGTCCGGCGCGCACGGCTTCAACATCGGGATGAACCAGGGCTCGGTGGCGGGGGCCGGGATCGCCGCGCATCTGCATCAGCACGTCGTGCCGCGCTGGGGCGGCGACACCAACTTCATGCCGGTCGTCGGGCACACGAAGGTGCTGCCGCAGCTCCTGGCGGACACGCGGGCGATGCTGGCCGCGGCCTGGCCCGTACAGCCGTAG
- the pgsA gene encoding phosphatidylinositol phosphate synthase, whose protein sequence is MLNKYARAFFTRVLTPFAAFLLRRGVSPDAVTLIGTAGVMAGALVFFPRGEFFWGTIVITIFVFSDLVDGNMARQAGVSSRWGAFLDSTLDRVADGAIFGGFALWYAGGGDNNVLCAVSIFCLASGQVVSYTKARGESIGLPVAVNGLVERAERLVISLVAAGLAGFHRTFGVPGIEILLPIALWIVAVGSAVTLAQRVVTVRRESAEADAAAAAAAEAASGAGPGSGSQGREAGS, encoded by the coding sequence ATGCTGAACAAGTACGCGCGTGCATTTTTCACGCGTGTCCTCACGCCGTTCGCCGCGTTTCTGCTCCGGCGTGGAGTCAGTCCGGACGCGGTCACGCTCATCGGTACGGCCGGAGTGATGGCGGGCGCGCTGGTCTTCTTCCCTCGCGGGGAGTTCTTCTGGGGCACGATCGTCATCACGATCTTCGTCTTCTCCGATCTCGTCGACGGCAACATGGCGCGGCAGGCCGGCGTCTCCAGCCGCTGGGGCGCCTTCCTGGACTCGACGCTCGACCGGGTGGCCGACGGCGCGATCTTCGGGGGCTTCGCCCTCTGGTACGCGGGCGGCGGCGACAACAACGTGCTGTGCGCCGTCTCGATCTTCTGCCTGGCCAGCGGCCAGGTCGTCTCGTACACCAAGGCCCGGGGGGAGTCGATCGGCCTGCCGGTCGCCGTCAACGGACTGGTGGAGCGGGCGGAGCGGCTGGTCATCTCGCTGGTCGCGGCGGGCCTGGCCGGATTCCACCGGACCTTCGGGGTCCCCGGGATCGAGATCCTGCTGCCGATCGCGCTGTGGATCGTCGCGGTGGGCTCCGCGGTGACGCTGGCCCAGCGGGTGGTGACCGTACGGCGGGAGTCCGCGGAGGCGGACGCGGCCGCGGCGGCGGCGGCGGAGGCCGCCTCGGGCGCGGGTCCCGGGTCCGGCTCGCAGGGGCGTGAGGCCGGGTCATGA
- a CDS encoding phosphatidylinositol mannoside acyltransferase has translation MSGVRDRVTDGLYGLGWSTVKTLPEPAAAALGRTIADTAWKRRGKSVLRLESNLARVVPGADPERLAALSKAGMRSYMRYWMESFRLPTWSAERVSAGFDPKDVHHLTDALASGRGVILALPHLANWDLAGVWVTRALGVPFTTVAERLKPETLYDRFVAYRESLGMEVLPHTGGSAFGTLARRLRDGGLVCLVADRDLSASGVEVDFFGDTARMPPGPSLLAQQTGALLLPVTLWYDDSPVMRGRVHPPVAVPESGTRAEKTSVMAQAVADAFAGGIAEHPEDWHMLQRLWVADLEPSGAPGGPA, from the coding sequence ATGAGCGGGGTGCGCGACCGGGTCACGGACGGGCTGTACGGGCTGGGCTGGAGCACGGTCAAGACGCTGCCGGAACCGGCGGCGGCGGCCCTCGGCCGGACGATCGCCGACACGGCGTGGAAGCGGCGCGGCAAGAGCGTGCTGCGGCTGGAGTCGAATCTGGCGCGGGTCGTGCCCGGGGCGGATCCCGAGCGGCTCGCCGCCCTGTCGAAGGCCGGGATGCGTTCGTACATGCGCTACTGGATGGAGTCGTTCCGGCTTCCCACCTGGAGCGCGGAGCGGGTGAGCGCCGGCTTCGACCCCAAGGACGTGCACCATCTGACGGACGCGCTGGCGTCGGGGCGGGGCGTGATACTGGCGCTGCCGCACCTGGCCAACTGGGACCTGGCGGGCGTCTGGGTGACGCGCGCGCTGGGAGTGCCGTTCACGACGGTCGCCGAGCGGCTCAAGCCCGAGACGTTGTACGACCGTTTTGTGGCGTACCGCGAGAGCCTCGGGATGGAGGTGCTGCCGCACACCGGCGGCTCCGCCTTCGGCACGCTGGCGCGGCGGCTGCGGGACGGCGGCCTGGTCTGCCTCGTCGCCGACCGCGACCTGTCGGCGTCGGGCGTCGAGGTCGACTTCTTCGGGGACACGGCCCGGATGCCGCCGGGGCCTTCGCTGCTGGCGCAGCAGACGGGGGCGCTGCTGCTGCCGGTGACGCTCTGGTACGACGACTCCCCGGTGATGCGGGGGCGGGTCCATCCGCCGGTCGCGGTACCGGAGTCAGGTACGCGCGCCGAGAAGACGTCTGTCATGGCACAGGCGGTGGCGGACGCCTTCGCCGGCGGGATCGCCGAGCATCCGGAGGACTGGCACATGTTGCAGAGACTGTGGGTCGCGGACCTCGAACCGTCCGGTGCGCCCGGGGGGCCGGCGTGA
- a CDS encoding glycosyltransferase family 4 protein: MRIGIVCPYSWDVPGGVQFHIRDLAEHLIRLGHEVSVLAPADDETPLPPYVVSAGRAVPVPYNGSVARLNFGLLSAARVRRWLHDGHFDVIHIHEPTSPSLGLIACWAAQGPIVATFHTSNPRSRAMLAAYSILQSALEKISARIAVSEYARRTLVEHLGGDAVVIPNGVDVDFFAKAEANPAWQGGTIGFIGRIDEPRKGLPVLMRALPKILGAYPETRLLVAGRGDEKEAVESLPKAMRSRVEFLGMVSDEDKARLLRSVDLYVAPNTGGESFGIILVEALSAGAAVLASDLDAFAQVLDQGSAGELFRNEDADALAASAVRLLGDPARRAQLRERGSAHVRRFDWSTVGADILAVYETVTDGATSVATDERTTGLRARFGLGATRD; the protein is encoded by the coding sequence GTGAGGATCGGGATCGTCTGCCCCTACTCGTGGGACGTGCCCGGTGGGGTCCAGTTCCACATCAGGGACCTGGCGGAGCACCTGATCCGGCTCGGGCACGAGGTGTCCGTCCTGGCGCCCGCCGACGACGAGACGCCGCTGCCGCCGTACGTGGTGTCGGCGGGGCGCGCGGTGCCCGTTCCGTACAACGGCTCGGTGGCCCGGCTGAACTTCGGGCTGCTGTCGGCCGCGCGGGTACGGCGCTGGCTGCACGACGGGCACTTCGACGTGATCCACATCCACGAGCCGACCTCGCCGTCGCTGGGCCTGATCGCGTGCTGGGCGGCGCAGGGACCGATCGTCGCCACGTTCCACACGTCGAACCCCCGGTCGCGGGCCATGCTGGCGGCGTACTCGATCCTCCAGTCCGCGCTGGAGAAGATCAGCGCGCGGATCGCGGTGAGCGAGTACGCGCGCCGGACGCTGGTGGAGCACCTGGGCGGGGACGCCGTGGTGATCCCGAACGGCGTCGATGTCGACTTCTTCGCGAAGGCCGAGGCCAATCCGGCGTGGCAGGGCGGCACGATCGGCTTCATCGGGCGCATCGACGAGCCGCGCAAGGGACTCCCCGTCCTGATGCGGGCGCTGCCGAAGATCCTGGGCGCGTACCCGGAGACACGGCTGCTGGTCGCCGGCCGGGGTGACGAGAAGGAAGCGGTCGAATCCCTGCCCAAGGCGATGCGGTCGCGGGTGGAGTTCCTCGGGATGGTCAGCGACGAGGACAAGGCGCGATTGCTGCGCAGTGTCGACCTGTACGTCGCGCCCAACACGGGCGGCGAGAGCTTCGGCATCATCCTGGTCGAGGCGCTGTCGGCGGGGGCGGCGGTGCTGGCGAGCGACCTGGACGCGTTCGCGCAGGTCCTGGACCAGGGATCGGCGGGCGAACTGTTCCGCAACGAGGACGCGGACGCCCTGGCGGCGTCGGCGGTCCGCCTCCTGGGCGACCCGGCCCGCCGCGCACAACTGCGCGAGCGGGGGAGCGCGCACGTGCGGCGCTTCGACTGGTCGACGGTGGGCGCGGACATCCTGGCGGTGTACGAGACGGTGACGGACGGCGCGACGTCGGTGGCGACGGACGAACGGACGACGGGCCTGAGGGCCAGATTCGGCCTGGGCGCGACGAGGGACTGA
- the pdxS gene encoding pyridoxal 5'-phosphate synthase lyase subunit PdxS, producing MSPSSASPQSPETGTARVKRGMAEQLKGGVIMDVVTPEQAKIAEDAGAVAVMALERVPADIRKDGGVARMSDPDMIEGIIEAVSIPVMAKSRIGHIVEAQVLQSLGVDYIDESEVLTPADEVNHSDKWAFTTPFVCGATNLGEALRRIAEGAAMIRSKGEAGTGNVVEAVRHLRQIKNEIAKLRGFDSNELYAAAKELRAPYEIVKEVAALGKLPVVLFSAGGVATPADAALMRQLGAEGVFVGSGIFKSGDPAKRAAAIVKATTFYDDPKIIADASRNLGEAMVGINIDTLPESEHYAKRGW from the coding sequence GTGTCCCCTTCATCCGCTTCCCCCCAGTCCCCCGAGACCGGTACCGCTCGCGTCAAGCGCGGTATGGCCGAGCAGCTCAAGGGCGGCGTGATCATGGATGTGGTCACGCCCGAGCAGGCCAAGATCGCCGAGGACGCCGGCGCGGTGGCCGTGATGGCGCTGGAGCGGGTGCCCGCCGACATCCGCAAGGACGGCGGCGTGGCGCGCATGTCCGACCCGGACATGATCGAGGGCATCATCGAGGCCGTCTCGATCCCGGTCATGGCCAAATCCCGTATCGGCCACATAGTGGAGGCGCAGGTCCTCCAGTCCCTCGGTGTCGACTACATCGACGAGTCCGAGGTCCTGACCCCGGCCGACGAGGTCAACCACTCCGACAAGTGGGCCTTCACCACCCCGTTCGTCTGCGGCGCCACCAACCTGGGCGAGGCCCTGCGCCGTATCGCCGAAGGCGCGGCGATGATCCGCTCCAAGGGCGAGGCCGGCACGGGCAACGTCGTGGAGGCGGTCCGCCACCTGCGCCAGATCAAGAACGAGATCGCCAAGCTGCGCGGCTTCGACTCCAACGAGCTGTACGCCGCCGCGAAGGAGCTGCGCGCGCCGTACGAGATCGTCAAGGAGGTCGCCGCGCTCGGCAAGCTGCCGGTGGTGCTCTTCTCGGCCGGCGGCGTGGCCACCCCGGCGGACGCGGCGCTGATGCGCCAGCTCGGCGCCGAGGGTGTGTTCGTCGGTTCGGGCATCTTCAAGTCGGGCGACCCGGCCAAGCGGGCCGCCGCGATCGTGAAGGCGACCACCTTCTACGACGACCCGAAGATCATCGCGGACGCGTCCAGGAACCTGGGCGAGGCCATGGTCGGGATCAACATCGACACCCTCCCCGAGTCCGAGCACTACGCAAAGCGTGGCTGGTAA
- the pdxT gene encoding pyridoxal 5'-phosphate synthase glutaminase subunit PdxT has translation MSTPVIPGTGPGTPAAPVVGVLALQGDVREHLAALAAAGAVARTVRRPEELAAVEGLVIPGGESTTMSKLAVLFGMLEPLRERIAAGMPVYGTCAGMILLAGKILDPRSGQETLGGIDMIVRRNAFGRQNESFEASVDVTGVEGGPVEGVFIRAPWVESVGAEVEVLAEYGGHVVAVRQGTALATSFHPELTGDHRLHRFFSDMVRSAR, from the coding sequence ATGAGCACTCCTGTGATCCCTGGGACGGGCCCCGGGACCCCGGCGGCCCCGGTGGTCGGGGTACTCGCCCTCCAGGGCGACGTCCGGGAGCATCTGGCCGCCCTGGCCGCGGCGGGCGCCGTGGCCAGGACGGTACGGCGCCCGGAGGAACTGGCCGCGGTCGAGGGCCTGGTGATCCCCGGCGGTGAGTCCACCACCATGTCGAAGCTGGCCGTGCTCTTCGGGATGCTGGAGCCGCTCCGCGAGCGGATCGCGGCCGGGATGCCCGTCTACGGCACCTGCGCCGGGATGATCCTGCTGGCCGGCAAGATCCTCGACCCCCGGTCCGGGCAGGAGACGCTCGGCGGGATCGACATGATCGTGCGCCGGAACGCCTTCGGGCGGCAGAACGAGTCCTTCGAGGCGTCCGTGGACGTCACCGGCGTCGAAGGCGGCCCCGTGGAGGGTGTGTTCATCCGGGCACCCTGGGTCGAGTCGGTCGGCGCCGAGGTGGAGGTGCTGGCGGAGTACGGGGGCCATGTGGTCGCCGTACGGCAGGGCACGGCCCTCGCGACGTCGTTCCACCCCGAACTGACCGGCGACCACCGCCTGCACCGCTTCTTCTCCGACATGGTGCGCTCCGCACGGTGA
- a CDS encoding YebC/PmpR family DNA-binding transcriptional regulator, with amino-acid sequence MSGHSKWATTKHKKAVIDAKRGKLFAKLIKNIEVAARSGGADIEGNPTLFDAIQKAKKSSVPNKNIDSAVKRGAGLEAGGADYETIMYEGYGPNGVAVLIECLTDNRNRAASDVRVAMTRNGGSMADPGSVSYLFHRKGVVIVPKGELGEDDVLGAVLDAGAEEVNDLGESFEVLSEATDLVAVRTSLQDAGIDYDSADASFVPTMQVDLDEEGARKIFKLIDALEESDDVQNVFANFDVSDEVMEKVDA; translated from the coding sequence ATGTCCGGCCACTCTAAATGGGCTACGACGAAGCACAAGAAGGCCGTGATCGATGCCAAGCGCGGCAAGCTCTTCGCGAAGCTGATCAAGAACATCGAGGTCGCGGCCCGCAGCGGTGGCGCCGACATCGAGGGCAACCCGACGCTGTTCGACGCCATCCAGAAGGCGAAGAAGAGCTCGGTGCCGAACAAGAACATCGACTCGGCGGTCAAGCGCGGGGCCGGCCTGGAGGCCGGTGGCGCCGACTACGAGACGATCATGTACGAGGGTTACGGCCCGAACGGGGTCGCGGTGCTCATCGAGTGCCTCACGGACAACCGCAACCGCGCGGCCTCCGACGTCCGGGTCGCCATGACCCGTAACGGCGGTTCGATGGCCGATCCCGGTTCCGTCTCGTACCTCTTCCACCGCAAGGGCGTCGTGATCGTCCCCAAGGGCGAGCTGGGCGAGGACGACGTCCTGGGTGCCGTGCTCGACGCGGGCGCCGAGGAGGTCAACGACCTGGGCGAGTCCTTCGAGGTGCTCAGCGAGGCCACCGACCTGGTCGCGGTCCGTACGTCCCTCCAGGACGCGGGCATCGACTACGACTCCGCCGACGCCAGCTTCGTCCCGACCATGCAGGTCGACCTGGACGAGGAGGGCGCGCGCAAGATCTTCAAGCTCATCGACGCGCTGGAGGAGAGCGACGACGTGCAGAACGTCTTCGCCAACTTCGACGTCTCGGACGAAGTGATGGAGAAGGTCGACGCCTGA
- the ruvC gene encoding crossover junction endodeoxyribonuclease RuvC, translating into MRVLGVDPGLTRCGVGVVEGVAGRPLTMLGVGVVRTPADAEIGMRLVAIEQGIEAWLDEHRPELVAVERVFAQHNVRTVMGTAQASAVAMLCASRRGIPVALHTPSEVKAAVTGSGRADKAQVGAMVTRLLRLAAPPKPADAADALALAICHIWRAPAMNRLQQAHAAAHASRIPAKAPTTASVRKVPR; encoded by the coding sequence ATGCGGGTGCTGGGGGTCGACCCGGGGCTGACCCGGTGCGGGGTCGGCGTGGTCGAGGGTGTCGCGGGCCGCCCGCTGACGATGCTGGGCGTCGGGGTCGTACGGACACCGGCGGACGCCGAGATCGGGATGCGGCTGGTCGCCATCGAGCAGGGCATCGAAGCCTGGCTCGACGAACACCGCCCCGAACTGGTCGCGGTGGAGCGGGTGTTCGCCCAGCACAACGTCCGTACGGTCATGGGTACGGCCCAGGCCAGCGCGGTCGCCATGCTCTGCGCCTCCCGCCGGGGCATCCCCGTGGCGCTGCACACCCCCAGCGAGGTCAAGGCCGCCGTCACCGGCAGCGGCCGGGCGGACAAGGCGCAGGTCGGCGCGATGGTCACGCGGCTGCTGCGGCTGGCCGCCCCGCCGAAACCGGCCGACGCGGCCGACGCCCTCGCGCTCGCCATCTGCCACATCTGGCGTGCCCCCGCCATGAACCGCCTCCAGCAGGCCCATGCCGCGGCCCACGCCTCCCGTATCCCCGCCAAGGCCCCCACCACCGCATCCGTACGGAAGGTCCCCCGATGA
- the ruvA gene encoding Holliday junction branch migration protein RuvA encodes MIAFVSGPVAALAPTTAVIEVGGVGMAVQCTPGTLAGLRIGQDAKLATSLVVREDSLTLYGFADDDERQVFELLQTASGVGPRLAQAMLAVHSPDTLRIAVANGDEKTLTAVPGIGKRGAQKLLLELKDRLGAPVGPARAQGIGTALPASWSDQLHAALIGLGYATREADEAVTLVTPQAEAAVAEGLQPPVPQLLRAALQSLNRTR; translated from the coding sequence ATGATCGCCTTCGTCAGCGGCCCGGTCGCCGCGCTCGCCCCGACCACGGCCGTCATCGAGGTCGGCGGCGTCGGCATGGCCGTCCAGTGCACCCCCGGGACCCTCGCCGGACTCCGGATCGGCCAGGACGCCAAGCTCGCCACCTCCCTCGTCGTCCGCGAGGACTCGCTCACGCTGTACGGCTTCGCGGACGACGACGAGCGCCAGGTGTTCGAGCTGCTCCAGACCGCCAGCGGCGTCGGCCCGCGCCTCGCCCAGGCCATGCTCGCCGTGCACAGCCCCGACACCCTGCGGATCGCGGTGGCCAACGGCGACGAGAAGACGCTGACGGCCGTCCCCGGCATCGGCAAGCGGGGCGCCCAGAAGCTGCTGCTGGAGCTCAAGGACCGGCTCGGCGCACCCGTGGGACCGGCCCGCGCGCAGGGCATCGGCACAGCGCTCCCCGCCTCCTGGAGCGACCAGCTGCACGCCGCGCTGATCGGTCTCGGGTACGCCACCCGCGAGGCCGACGAGGCGGTCACGCTGGTCACCCCGCAGGCCGAGGCCGCCGTCGCGGAGGGGCTCCAGCCACCTGTGCCGCAGCTGCTGCGGGCCGCGCTCCAGAGCCTGAACAGAACGCGCTGA